Proteins from a single region of Gossypium arboreum isolate Shixiya-1 chromosome 1, ASM2569848v2, whole genome shotgun sequence:
- the LOC108483419 gene encoding protein disulfide isomerase-like 1-4, with the protein MASFRFFIAISLVSLILISTFTPSISKTAKNDDVELDDDEDLRFLEETEGKKDAAPSHSNYKEEDGGDDEYPDLDDEDFGNYRDFDDSDSDPYKEPEVDDKDVVVLKEGNFSDFIEKNKFVMVEFYAPWCGHCQALAPEYAAAATELKGEEVVLAKVDATEENELAQEYDVQGFPTVYFFVDGKHKPYPGARNKEAIVTWIKKKIGPGISNITTIDEAERILTSESKVALGYLNSLVGPESEEIAAASRLQDDVSFYQTVNPDVAKLFHLDPQVKRPALVLVKKEAEKISYFDGQFVKTAISEFVFSNKLPLITIFTRESAPSIFESDIKKQILMFAASNISEKYLPSFQEAAKSFKGKLIFVYVQVDNEDFGRPVADYFGVSGDGPKLLAYTGNDDARKFVFDGEVTLDKIKAFGEDFLEDRLKPFYKSDPIPETNDGDVKVVVGNNFDEIVLDESKDVLLEIYAPWCGHCQALEPTYNKLAKHLRGIDSLVIAKMDGTTNEHPRAKSDGFPTILFFPAGNKSFDPITVDTDRTVVAFYKFLKKHASIPFKLQKPVSAPKAEAASTPEAKGEESKESDKSSNGGLKDEL; encoded by the exons GTTTCGGTTCTTCATAGCTATCTCCCTCGTTTCTCTCATCCTCATTTCAACGTTCACTCCTTCAATCTCCAAGACCGCCAAAAACGACGACGTCGAGCTAGACGACGACGAGGATCTCCGTTTTCTCGAAGAAACGGAGGGAAAAAAAGACGCCGCTCCTTCTCATTCCAACTACAAAGAAGAAGACGGCGGCGACGACGAGTACCCCGACCTGGACGACGAGGACTTCGGGAACTATCGCGATTTCGATGACTCCGATTCGGATCCGTACAAGGAACCCGAAGTCGACGACAAGGACGTCGTCGTTTTGAAGGAAGGGAACTTCAGTGATTTCATTGAGAAAAACAAGTTCGTGATGGTTGAGTTCTACGCGCCGTGGTGTGGCCATTGCCAGGCGTTGGCTCCGGAGTACGCTGCGGCGGCGACGGAATTGAAGGGAGAAGAAGTGGTGTTGGCCAAGGTGGACGCCACGGAGGAGAATGAACTGGCGCAAGAGTATGACGTGCAGGGTTTCCCTACTGTTTACTTCTTTGTTGATGGAAAGCATAAACCTTACCCTGGTGCTAGAAATAA GGAGGCCATAGTGACCTGGATCAAGAAGAAGATAGGGCCTGGTATTTCCAACATTACCACCATCGACGAGGCTGAACGCATATTGACTTCAGAATCTAAAGTTGCTTTGGGTTACTTGAACTCTTTGGTG GGTCCTGAGAGTGAGGAGATTGCTGCCGCATCACGACTCCAAGATGATGTCAGCTTCTATCAAACTGTGAATCCCGATGTTGCGAAGCTTTTCCACCTAGATCCTCAAGTTAAACGCCCTGCATTGGTCTTAGTTAAAAAGGAGGCTGAAAAAATAAGCTACTTTG ATGGCCAGTTTGTTAAGACTGCGATATCCGAGTTTGTATTTTCCAACAAGCTTCCTTTGATTACAATTTTTACTAGGGAAAGTGCTCCTTCAATTTTTGAAAGCGATATTAAGAAACAG ATTTTGATGTTTGCTGCATCAAACATTTCTGAGAAGTATTTACCATCATTCCAAGAAGCAGCGAAATCTTTCAAGGGAAAG CTTATCTTTGTTTATGTGCAAGTCGATAATGAAGATTTTGGAAGACCTGTTGCAGATTATTTTGGTGTCAGTGGAGACGGTCCCAAA CTCCTTGCATACACTGGAAATGACGATGCTAGGAAGTTCGTCTTTGATGGAGAAGTGACGTTGGATAAAATTAAG GCTTTTGGGGAAGATTTTTTAGAAGACAGGCTTAAACCTTTCTACAAGTCGGATCCAATTCCTGAAACA AACGATGGGGATGTGAAAGTAGTGGTTGGCAATAACTTTGATGAAATCGTATTAGATGAGTCAAAGGATGTCCTTCTTGAG ATCTATGCACCTTGGTGTGGCCATTGCCAAGCACTTGAGCCGACATACAACAAGCTTGCCAAACATCTCCGCGGCATTGACTCTTTGGTTATTGCTAAAATGGATGGTACAACAAATGAACATCCTAGGGCAAAG TCCGATGGGTTCCCGACAATTCTGTTCTTCCCGGCAGGAAACAAGAGTTTTGATCCC ATAACTGTGGACACTGATCGAACTGTGGTGGCATTTTATAAGTTCCTAAAGAAACATGCATCAATCCCATTCAAGCTCCAAAAACCAGTGTCAGCACCCAAAGCTGAAGCAGCATCAACCCCAGAAGCAAAGGGTGAGGAGTCGAAGGAGAGTGATAAGAGCAGCAATGGTGGTTTGAAGGATGAGTTGTGA
- the LOC108481589 gene encoding classical arabinogalactan protein 6-like, whose amino-acid sequence MAKVGFCLTFVLFIVAELTSAAEPPAPAPAPSLGADLPQLAPTPVTGSPDSAPYISPVMDASPPAPMGPSPSDLAPGNSPASSPAPSPVDASDINHSDINAEGSEEKSRGDGRMSGGKKAGIVFGVVAAACLVGFGGLVYKKRQENIRRSQYGYAVRSEFL is encoded by the coding sequence ATGGCTAAAGTCGGATTTTGTCTTACCTTTGTTTTGTTCATTGTTGCTGAACTCACTTCTGCTGCTGAACCGCCGGCGCCTGCGCCTGCGCCGTCACTCGGTGCAGACTTACCGCAACTCGCTCCTACTCCGGTGACTGGATCTCCCGACTCCGCGCCATATATCTCACCGGTAATGGATGCTTCGCCACCGGCACCAATGGGGCCATCTCCATCAGATCTGGCGCCAGGAAACTCGCCCGCGAGTTCTCCCGCTCCTTCACCGGTCGATGCCAGCGATATCAACCACAGCGACATCAATGCAGAAGGAAGCGAAGAGAAGAGCCGCGGCGATGGAAGAATGAGCGGCGGAAAAAAGGCGGGAATCGTGTTTGGCGTAGTGGCGGCAGCGTGTTTGGTTGGCTTCGGTGGATTGGTTTACAAGAAGAGACAAGAGAATATCAGGAGATCTCAGTACGGATACGCCGTCAGGAGTGAATTTctgtga
- the LOC108481028 gene encoding uncharacterized protein LOC108481028 isoform X2 — protein MKKMGSEEKAMEEEHSLQQVEDSLEITEETACVHNRRRSGLVLEIPSRPLEEPCQESVAIKIPPTPSLTPRRVNFFLTPSPSDARITGSSGPSSSRGKSSLKSLLPKVSFKHRNPNSDIEKAANFDPESSSSSQGEKPVIASTLSLTKIFTPQMKRTSSMPVTRIAHLNSESAITGSLSISNRKGSMWQFSRSLSLPLNRKEGNLRRMDSFFRVVPSTSRVKDGEINSNASVGPDTENSDHDGEDIPEEEAVCRICLVELCEGGETLKMECSCRGELALAHKDCAVKWFTIKGNKNCDVCNQEVQNLPVTLLRIQSTRPQNVGAGVPGYRVWHEVPILVFLSMLSYFCFLEQLLIVKMGIGAIAISLPFACVIGLLSSMTSSTMATRRFVWIYASIQFVLVVIFAHIFYSQVKVQAILSILLATFSGFGVTMSGSSIIVEIQRCSRRWQRARLEQQQHSSQVITRAPVQSPRAVNSPRTDPNNVNQQNTETVRWELN, from the exons ATGAAAAAAATGGGGTCAGAAGAGAAAGCTATGGAGGAGGAACATAGCCTTCAACAG GTTGAAGATTCATTAGAAATAACCGAGGAAACAGCTTGTGTTCATAATAGACGGAGAAGTGGTCTCGTTCTAGAGATACCCTCAAGACCTTTGGAAGAACCCTGTCAAGAATCCGTGGCAATAAAGATTCCCCCAACACCTAGTTTGACTCCCAGGAGAGTGAATTTTTTCTTGACACCTAGTCCCTCCGATGCGAGAATTACGGGGTCCTCGGGTCCTTCCTCGTCGAGAGGCAAGTCGTCCTTGAAGAGTCTTTTACCAAAAGTAAGCTTTAAGCATAGAAATCCTAATTCAGACATCGAAAAGGCCGCAAACTTTGACCCCGAATCTTCTTCTAGTTCACAAGGGGAGAAACCCGTCATTGCAAGTACATTGTCGCTTACAAAGATATTTACTCCTCAGATGAAAAGGACATCCTCGATGCCTGTAACTCGTATTGCACATTTGAACTCGGAGTCTGCAATCACTGGAAGCCTAAGTATTTCTAAT AGAAAGGGAAGCATGTGGCAGTTTTCTCGCTCACTTTCACTTCCTCTCAACCGCAAAGAAGGAAACTTAAGGAGAATGGATTCATTTTTTCGTGTGGTTCCCTCAACTTCACGAGTAAAGGATGGAGAAATAAACTCGAATGCTTCGGTGGGACCTGATACTG AAAACAGTGATCATGATGGTGAGGACATACCCGAAGAAGAGGCTGTTTGCCGAATTTGTCTGGTTGAACTATGTGAAGGAGGTGAAACGCTTAAGATGGAATGCAGCTGCAGAGGCGAACTCGCTTTGGCCCACAAAGACTGTGCTGTGAAATGGTTTACCATCAAAGGGAACAAGAACTGTGATGTGTGTAACCAAGAGGTCCAGAACCTACCCGTCACTCTTCTACGAATCCAAAGTACTCGACCTCAAAATGTTGGAGCTGGTGTTCCAGGATACAG GGTTTGGCATGAGGTCCCTATTCTTGTTTTCCTCAGCATGCTATCATATTTTTGTTTCCTTGAGCAGCTTCTG ATTGTTAAAATGGGCATAGGTGCAATTGCTATATCTCTTCCATTCGCCTGTGTGATAGGCCTCCTTTCATCCATGACTTCATCAACAATGG CTACACGAAGATTTGTCTGGATTTACGCATCGATTCAATTTGTTTTGGTGGTCATCTTTGCTCATATATTTTATTCGCAG GTGAAGGTACAAGCAATACTATCAATTCTCCTCGCAACGTTTTCCGGGTTTGGTGTCACAATGAGTGGGAGTTCCATCATCGTTGAGATCCAACGATGTAGCAGAAGATGGCAGCGGGCTAGGTTAGAGCAGCAACAGCATAGTTCACAAGTGATAACTCGAGCTCCGGTCCAATCCCCTAGAGCTGTTAATTCGCCTCGGACGGATCCTAATAACGTAAACCAGCAAAATACAGAAACTGTTCGGTGGGAGCTGAATTAA
- the LOC108481028 gene encoding uncharacterized protein LOC108481028 isoform X3 has translation MVEDSLEITEETACVHNRRRSGLVLEIPSRPLEEPCQESVAIKIPPTPSLTPRRVNFFLTPSPSDARITGSSGPSSSRGKSSLKSLLPKVSFKHRNPNSDIEKAANFDPESSSSSQGEKPVIASTLSLTKIFTPQMKRTSSMPVTRIAHLNSESAITGSLSISNRKGSMWQFSRSLSLPLNRKEGNLRRMDSFFRVVPSTSRVKDGEINSNASVGPDTASRYSENSDHDGEDIPEEEAVCRICLVELCEGGETLKMECSCRGELALAHKDCAVKWFTIKGNKNCDVCNQEVQNLPVTLLRIQSTRPQNVGAGVPGYRVWHEVPILVFLSMLSYFCFLEQLLIVKMGIGAIAISLPFACVIGLLSSMTSSTMATRRFVWIYASIQFVLVVIFAHIFYSQVKVQAILSILLATFSGFGVTMSGSSIIVEIQRCSRRWQRARLEQQQHSSQVITRAPVQSPRAVNSPRTDPNNVNQQNTETVRWELN, from the exons atg GTTGAAGATTCATTAGAAATAACCGAGGAAACAGCTTGTGTTCATAATAGACGGAGAAGTGGTCTCGTTCTAGAGATACCCTCAAGACCTTTGGAAGAACCCTGTCAAGAATCCGTGGCAATAAAGATTCCCCCAACACCTAGTTTGACTCCCAGGAGAGTGAATTTTTTCTTGACACCTAGTCCCTCCGATGCGAGAATTACGGGGTCCTCGGGTCCTTCCTCGTCGAGAGGCAAGTCGTCCTTGAAGAGTCTTTTACCAAAAGTAAGCTTTAAGCATAGAAATCCTAATTCAGACATCGAAAAGGCCGCAAACTTTGACCCCGAATCTTCTTCTAGTTCACAAGGGGAGAAACCCGTCATTGCAAGTACATTGTCGCTTACAAAGATATTTACTCCTCAGATGAAAAGGACATCCTCGATGCCTGTAACTCGTATTGCACATTTGAACTCGGAGTCTGCAATCACTGGAAGCCTAAGTATTTCTAAT AGAAAGGGAAGCATGTGGCAGTTTTCTCGCTCACTTTCACTTCCTCTCAACCGCAAAGAAGGAAACTTAAGGAGAATGGATTCATTTTTTCGTGTGGTTCCCTCAACTTCACGAGTAAAGGATGGAGAAATAAACTCGAATGCTTCGGTGGGACCTGATACTG CATCTCGTTATTCAGAAAACAGTGATCATGATGGTGAGGACATACCCGAAGAAGAGGCTGTTTGCCGAATTTGTCTGGTTGAACTATGTGAAGGAGGTGAAACGCTTAAGATGGAATGCAGCTGCAGAGGCGAACTCGCTTTGGCCCACAAAGACTGTGCTGTGAAATGGTTTACCATCAAAGGGAACAAGAACTGTGATGTGTGTAACCAAGAGGTCCAGAACCTACCCGTCACTCTTCTACGAATCCAAAGTACTCGACCTCAAAATGTTGGAGCTGGTGTTCCAGGATACAG GGTTTGGCATGAGGTCCCTATTCTTGTTTTCCTCAGCATGCTATCATATTTTTGTTTCCTTGAGCAGCTTCTG ATTGTTAAAATGGGCATAGGTGCAATTGCTATATCTCTTCCATTCGCCTGTGTGATAGGCCTCCTTTCATCCATGACTTCATCAACAATGG CTACACGAAGATTTGTCTGGATTTACGCATCGATTCAATTTGTTTTGGTGGTCATCTTTGCTCATATATTTTATTCGCAG GTGAAGGTACAAGCAATACTATCAATTCTCCTCGCAACGTTTTCCGGGTTTGGTGTCACAATGAGTGGGAGTTCCATCATCGTTGAGATCCAACGATGTAGCAGAAGATGGCAGCGGGCTAGGTTAGAGCAGCAACAGCATAGTTCACAAGTGATAACTCGAGCTCCGGTCCAATCCCCTAGAGCTGTTAATTCGCCTCGGACGGATCCTAATAACGTAAACCAGCAAAATACAGAAACTGTTCGGTGGGAGCTGAATTAA
- the LOC108481028 gene encoding uncharacterized protein LOC108481028 isoform X1, with translation MKKMGSEEKAMEEEHSLQQVEDSLEITEETACVHNRRRSGLVLEIPSRPLEEPCQESVAIKIPPTPSLTPRRVNFFLTPSPSDARITGSSGPSSSRGKSSLKSLLPKVSFKHRNPNSDIEKAANFDPESSSSSQGEKPVIASTLSLTKIFTPQMKRTSSMPVTRIAHLNSESAITGSLSISNRKGSMWQFSRSLSLPLNRKEGNLRRMDSFFRVVPSTSRVKDGEINSNASVGPDTASRYSENSDHDGEDIPEEEAVCRICLVELCEGGETLKMECSCRGELALAHKDCAVKWFTIKGNKNCDVCNQEVQNLPVTLLRIQSTRPQNVGAGVPGYRVWHEVPILVFLSMLSYFCFLEQLLIVKMGIGAIAISLPFACVIGLLSSMTSSTMATRRFVWIYASIQFVLVVIFAHIFYSQVKVQAILSILLATFSGFGVTMSGSSIIVEIQRCSRRWQRARLEQQQHSSQVITRAPVQSPRAVNSPRTDPNNVNQQNTETVRWELN, from the exons ATGAAAAAAATGGGGTCAGAAGAGAAAGCTATGGAGGAGGAACATAGCCTTCAACAG GTTGAAGATTCATTAGAAATAACCGAGGAAACAGCTTGTGTTCATAATAGACGGAGAAGTGGTCTCGTTCTAGAGATACCCTCAAGACCTTTGGAAGAACCCTGTCAAGAATCCGTGGCAATAAAGATTCCCCCAACACCTAGTTTGACTCCCAGGAGAGTGAATTTTTTCTTGACACCTAGTCCCTCCGATGCGAGAATTACGGGGTCCTCGGGTCCTTCCTCGTCGAGAGGCAAGTCGTCCTTGAAGAGTCTTTTACCAAAAGTAAGCTTTAAGCATAGAAATCCTAATTCAGACATCGAAAAGGCCGCAAACTTTGACCCCGAATCTTCTTCTAGTTCACAAGGGGAGAAACCCGTCATTGCAAGTACATTGTCGCTTACAAAGATATTTACTCCTCAGATGAAAAGGACATCCTCGATGCCTGTAACTCGTATTGCACATTTGAACTCGGAGTCTGCAATCACTGGAAGCCTAAGTATTTCTAAT AGAAAGGGAAGCATGTGGCAGTTTTCTCGCTCACTTTCACTTCCTCTCAACCGCAAAGAAGGAAACTTAAGGAGAATGGATTCATTTTTTCGTGTGGTTCCCTCAACTTCACGAGTAAAGGATGGAGAAATAAACTCGAATGCTTCGGTGGGACCTGATACTG CATCTCGTTATTCAGAAAACAGTGATCATGATGGTGAGGACATACCCGAAGAAGAGGCTGTTTGCCGAATTTGTCTGGTTGAACTATGTGAAGGAGGTGAAACGCTTAAGATGGAATGCAGCTGCAGAGGCGAACTCGCTTTGGCCCACAAAGACTGTGCTGTGAAATGGTTTACCATCAAAGGGAACAAGAACTGTGATGTGTGTAACCAAGAGGTCCAGAACCTACCCGTCACTCTTCTACGAATCCAAAGTACTCGACCTCAAAATGTTGGAGCTGGTGTTCCAGGATACAG GGTTTGGCATGAGGTCCCTATTCTTGTTTTCCTCAGCATGCTATCATATTTTTGTTTCCTTGAGCAGCTTCTG ATTGTTAAAATGGGCATAGGTGCAATTGCTATATCTCTTCCATTCGCCTGTGTGATAGGCCTCCTTTCATCCATGACTTCATCAACAATGG CTACACGAAGATTTGTCTGGATTTACGCATCGATTCAATTTGTTTTGGTGGTCATCTTTGCTCATATATTTTATTCGCAG GTGAAGGTACAAGCAATACTATCAATTCTCCTCGCAACGTTTTCCGGGTTTGGTGTCACAATGAGTGGGAGTTCCATCATCGTTGAGATCCAACGATGTAGCAGAAGATGGCAGCGGGCTAGGTTAGAGCAGCAACAGCATAGTTCACAAGTGATAACTCGAGCTCCGGTCCAATCCCCTAGAGCTGTTAATTCGCCTCGGACGGATCCTAATAACGTAAACCAGCAAAATACAGAAACTGTTCGGTGGGAGCTGAATTAA
- the LOC108481028 gene encoding uncharacterized protein LOC108481028 isoform X4, whose protein sequence is MKKMGSEEKAMEEEHSLQQVEDSLEITEETACVHNRRRSGLVLEIPSRPLEEPCQESVAIKIPPTPSLTPRRVNFFLTPSPSDARITGSSGPSSSRGKSSLKSLLPKVSFKHRNPNSDIEKAANFDPESSSSSQGEKPVIASTLSLTKIFTPQMKRTSSMPVTRIAHLNSESAITGSLSISNRKGSMWQFSRSLSLPLNRKEGNLRRMDSFFRVVPSTSRVKDGEINSNASVGPDTASRYSENSDHDGEDIPEEEAVCRICLVELCEGGETLKMECSCRGELALAHKDCAVKWFTIKGNKNCDVCNQEVQNLPVTLLRIQSTRPQNVGAGVPGYRVWHEVPILVFLSMLSYFCFLEQLLIVKMGIGAIAISLPFACVIGLLSSMTSSTMGKCLSCIKGHSSFRNINEMVSGMSSFMGGCMNEMS, encoded by the exons ATGAAAAAAATGGGGTCAGAAGAGAAAGCTATGGAGGAGGAACATAGCCTTCAACAG GTTGAAGATTCATTAGAAATAACCGAGGAAACAGCTTGTGTTCATAATAGACGGAGAAGTGGTCTCGTTCTAGAGATACCCTCAAGACCTTTGGAAGAACCCTGTCAAGAATCCGTGGCAATAAAGATTCCCCCAACACCTAGTTTGACTCCCAGGAGAGTGAATTTTTTCTTGACACCTAGTCCCTCCGATGCGAGAATTACGGGGTCCTCGGGTCCTTCCTCGTCGAGAGGCAAGTCGTCCTTGAAGAGTCTTTTACCAAAAGTAAGCTTTAAGCATAGAAATCCTAATTCAGACATCGAAAAGGCCGCAAACTTTGACCCCGAATCTTCTTCTAGTTCACAAGGGGAGAAACCCGTCATTGCAAGTACATTGTCGCTTACAAAGATATTTACTCCTCAGATGAAAAGGACATCCTCGATGCCTGTAACTCGTATTGCACATTTGAACTCGGAGTCTGCAATCACTGGAAGCCTAAGTATTTCTAAT AGAAAGGGAAGCATGTGGCAGTTTTCTCGCTCACTTTCACTTCCTCTCAACCGCAAAGAAGGAAACTTAAGGAGAATGGATTCATTTTTTCGTGTGGTTCCCTCAACTTCACGAGTAAAGGATGGAGAAATAAACTCGAATGCTTCGGTGGGACCTGATACTG CATCTCGTTATTCAGAAAACAGTGATCATGATGGTGAGGACATACCCGAAGAAGAGGCTGTTTGCCGAATTTGTCTGGTTGAACTATGTGAAGGAGGTGAAACGCTTAAGATGGAATGCAGCTGCAGAGGCGAACTCGCTTTGGCCCACAAAGACTGTGCTGTGAAATGGTTTACCATCAAAGGGAACAAGAACTGTGATGTGTGTAACCAAGAGGTCCAGAACCTACCCGTCACTCTTCTACGAATCCAAAGTACTCGACCTCAAAATGTTGGAGCTGGTGTTCCAGGATACAG GGTTTGGCATGAGGTCCCTATTCTTGTTTTCCTCAGCATGCTATCATATTTTTGTTTCCTTGAGCAGCTTCTG ATTGTTAAAATGGGCATAGGTGCAATTGCTATATCTCTTCCATTCGCCTGTGTGATAGGCCTCCTTTCATCCATGACTTCATCAACAATGG GTAAGTGTCTATCTTGTATTAAAGGACATTCCTCTTTCCGGAATATCAATGAAATGGTTTCCGGAATGTCATCTTTTATGGGTGGCTGCATGAATGAAATGAGTTAA